Genomic DNA from Novipirellula galeiformis:
TGGGTGTGGCAGGAGTGACCTGCCGCCGCTCGGAACCGTCTCGGGGACGGTGACCTTGGACGGAGAGCCGCTGTCCGGCGTGATCATCAATTTCAAACCGGACGAGGGACGCGCCGCAACGGCAACCACAGACGAACAAGGCAACTACACGTTGGCCTACACCTACGGTGTCAAAGGAACCAAGGTCGGCCCCTCGACGGTGATGTTCGAGTGGCCCCTTGAGGAGTCGGGCAGAGCGATCCCTGCCAAATACACGGGACTCGATTCCGAATTAAAG
This window encodes:
- a CDS encoding carboxypeptidase-like regulatory domain-containing protein produces the protein MQSTTFSFLTVSIALLSLIGGCGRSDLPPLGTVSGTVTLDGEPLSGVIINFKPDEGRAATATTDEQGNYTLAYTYGVKGTKVGPSTVMFEWPLEESGRAIPAKYTGLDSELKVDVGKGGNRLDFPLTSK